In Chitinophaga oryzae, the sequence AACATGATCAAAGATTACCCTAATGTCAATTTAGATTTGGAGAAAAGCTTTGTGGCCAATATGTACGCTAATGAGATGAATACTGCGAAAATACTGCAATATCTGAACTCCATTGACGATCCGGGATTTCGGTTACAGGCCTTACTAGCGGCCACTGAGGAAATGGCTGCAATAAATAATACAAAGGCCCTGGAGTTTGCCTCCGGCGAATTGGAAAGTGCCAAAAAAATGAAAGATATGACAGCCTTAAATGGGCCGCGGAAAATAGATCCCAAATCTGCGTATGATAATTTTATTAACCTCTATGGTAAGCTACTCTTTAAAGCCGGAAAAAATGAAGAAGCCTTCCGTTATACTGCGGAAGCTTATCATAACATTAAGAAAAAGGACGAGGAACTGATTGAAAACTATGCTTTTCTGTCCAGCCTGAAAGGTGACTACGTACAGGCTTTACCCATATTGGCAAAAGCGGTAGAGGGAGGGAAGTTCGAGCAGAAGTACATCGACCAGGTCAAAAAAGGTTATACAAAGCTAAACCCCGATAAGGATGCGGATGCCTACGTCGAGGGGTTGAAAAATACATTTATCAAAAAAATCAGGGCAAATATTTCTTCAATGATGGTTCATGAAGCGGCACCTGATTTTACGGTAACAGATGTGAACGGGAAAAAAGTTTCGCTGGCGGATTTTAAAGGCAAAACCATTGTGTTGGATTTTTGGGCAACCTGGTGTGGTCCATGTGTGGAGTCATTCCCGGCTATGCAGATGGCTGCAAACCGCTATATTAATGACCCGGATGTAAAATTTCTTTTCATTTATACCTGGAATAACGTACCGGATTTGTTGAATGACGGCAAAAAATTTCTGGCCAGTCGCAACTATACCTTCGATTTGTATTTGGATCCAAGAAATCCAGACACCAAGCAGAGTGCAGCTGCAGATGCTTTCAAAATTGATGGGATCCCAGCCAAATTTATCATTGATGGTAAGGGAAGGATCAGGTTTAAAGTATCAGGATTTGACGGGAAGGCTGAGGTCGCGGCAGAAGAAGTTGTA encodes:
- a CDS encoding TlpA disulfide reductase family protein; this translates as MKKIVFTVLMLSCLSTVAQQSKKDTNSALASLKHTKDKTLLNQKIKALENGSDQDLWTLIQYYDKNEVKKDAVTRMLLQKYPQSKNAQMARITSFLKFKGVEDIEAHLQNMIKDYPNVNLDLEKSFVANMYANEMNTAKILQYLNSIDDPGFRLQALLAATEEMAAINNTKALEFASGELESAKKMKDMTALNGPRKIDPKSAYDNFINLYGKLLFKAGKNEEAFRYTAEAYHNIKKKDEELIENYAFLSSLKGDYVQALPILAKAVEGGKFEQKYIDQVKKGYTKLNPDKDADAYVEGLKNTFIKKIRANISSMMVHEAAPDFTVTDVNGKKVSLADFKGKTIVLDFWATWCGPCVESFPAMQMAANRYINDPDVKFLFIYTWNNVPDLLNDGKKFLASRNYTFDLYLDPRNPDTKQSAAADAFKIDGIPAKFIIDGKGRIRFKVSGFDGKAEVAAEEVVQMVEMARK